From the Nymphaea colorata isolate Beijing-Zhang1983 unplaced genomic scaffold, ASM883128v2 scaffold0633, whole genome shotgun sequence genome, the window TATAGTTATACATCACAGCTACGAATTATTGTATCTCGTAGCTCAATGACCCTTTATTGATCATACTAAATAGGAGGTACATAAATGGTATCAGTCATCAAGATCACGGTTGTTGCGCTTTACCATTGCCTTTCCTACATCATAAACTTCATACCGATTGATCCTATCCATTGTTCTTTCTCGAGTGAGCTCTAGCAGGCAAAAAAGAAGTGGTCTCATTGGTTTCAATTTTCTATCTAAGGGAAGAGTTACAAAGACATTCTTTTTGTCGTGTTCTTCGTCGCAAGTCTTGATGGAAATTACCTCCTTGAGCTCTATAACTTCCGTGGGGTTTTGGTAGACTCGGCGCTATTTATAGGTCAGGAGAAGGTTGTTAGTCAAGACAATCCAGCGTCTAGCTTGTATCATCAGTACCTGCGCCAGGACTTCCAGAATCGGGATTGTTTTTCGCAGAAATCTTCTTTCTGGATGCTTTGAATTTCCTTCAAGATTTATGAGTTGTCCATTATAATTATCAACCAATCAACATAAAATTTGCAATAATTATTGCTTTTCTCAATACAAAGCTTGATTTGATGATAGTGATCAAAATAATGAATGAAAGTATTATTTTTCACTAAAATGCTCCAAAGGATGGCACAAATCTTCGGGAgtattatttgattttttgcaTGTGGATATTATCCTGTTAGCAAGAAGGGTTGAAATTTCACCAAGTAAGCTATACAATAAATTTAAATATCCTGATTTTCCAATACCACCATTTGTAATTATTTGATGGGAAACAGTGAGAATAAGGACGGTTCTGAGTCAGCCAATCCCCACGGTAAGGATGAACACCACAACTCTGTGGGAGAGTACATCAAGTCAGCTGTTTATGGTGGACTCGATGGGCTTTGCACCACCCTCATCATCGCCATTTCCTCTGTTGGATCCGGCGGTACCCCCAGCACGGTTTTAGCTCTTGGAATAGCCTCCATGATCGGTGACGGGCTCGGCATGGCCGTAGCAGATTATCTCGGCACGAAGAGTGATGATGAGTATATGTTGCAGGAGGAAGCTAGGGAGAGGAGGGAAATTGAAAATGACTTGGAGGCGGAAAAAGCGGAGATGGTACACCTCTACAACGAAATGGGACTGGAGCCAGCTGTATCTGAGGAGATCGTGCAATTTTGAGCAAAAATCAGGATGGTTTCCTGAAAATCATGATGATCGAGGAACTTCAACTTATCGCAGGAGAGGAAAATCCCTTCACAAACAGTCTTGTGACCTTCTTCAGCTTTGCCATCTTCGGACTGACTCCCATCATCCCATCTATTGTGGCCAAGGGCATCGGAATGGCAACTATCGAGGATAGCATTGTGATTGCCACTATCTGCGTTTCCGCTTTCTTCTTGGGTGTCTTGGGTCTCGCTAAGAGCTGTGTAGGAGGAATGAAATGGTATGTCTCTGTCCCTGAGACTATCGTCATTGGAGCGATTGCTGCTGGTGCTGCCTACGGAATCGGTAAAGCCTTCGGATAATGATGAGTGATCGTCTCTATAAAAAATAATTCTATCAAAAAGATCATCAGAAAAATAGGTTTGCCGTTGATTGATGGTATAGGTTTTAGCGATTATGGAAATTAACAATCTCTTGATATATAAGTGAAAGGCGCCAAAACATTCAAAATTGTCAAAAATTACTTTGAATAAAAATTGCAAAGCTTGTAGATTTTTCTACCAACCGAATTAAAACATTTATTGCTCTTATACTGCAAcaaatttatatctttttttaagAAATCCATCTAGACTTTACAGGTATAAATTAAATAGATGGGTGGCGTTTTAAGCACACTCTGCTGCTGTTGTTCTTCTCCTTGCATGGATAAATCACTCAACAATTCACAGACGAATCCCAACCTCTCAATGGTCGAGTTCGACATTAACCCAAGGGTGATTAATAATCCTAACCCAGTTCTTAATCTGGTCATCACAAATATAAGCTACCGGAAGAAATTAGAGGCTCTCTTCACGAATGAAAAGAAGTGGGAGCTCATCAATGGAAGTGCAATCTACGAAGATAAAACATGCTCCATTTGTTTAGCCGATAGGGCCAATATAAAACTATAATGCAAGCATTACTTTCACATGCCTTGTCTATTGGTTTGGTATAAGAGCAAAGCCTCTTGCCCAAATTGCAGATGTAAGATCAGTAACGTAGATATCTTTTGCGAAGTCTGTGAGTATTAGTATTACACGACCACTTTTATAGATGCAATCAAGTAAAAAACAGTCGATTAGTTTGGACAGCCAATCATAAATGCATGCGAAACATgcaaaaaaactttaaaaagacAAGAGTAATGATCCTTTTATAGGCACTTATATGGATAAATCCTCATTGATATAAATGGACACCTATCTATACTGAAATATTGcgataataaatgatttaactTTGAATAAATAATAATGAAAGCGTTAATACTTTTTGCACTCCTGGTGTACCTTTCATCTTGCAGCAACTGCAGTGCATTCTTCTAGTTCGAGTCTCCTCCATTTAGATGCATCTATAGTGTGACTTATGCGTCATAATCATGCTCAAATCCAATCTTCCAAGCCTGCGCAGTTACGTTCAATCAAACAAACAACATTTATAGTAACAGATAAACATGCTCAAAATATTGCTGCAGCCAGCAAAACATAGTTTGCCCACCATCAGCTTCTCAACAAAATTCTGTAATCTCTTTAACGCTTGTAGCAGCCATATTATGTGGTCTTTTCTTAGTGGGGGCAATAATCATCATCTTCTACAGGTTTCATGAAGAAATGCTTTATTGTTTTTCAAGATGTTGCTGCTGTATAAAAGTAAATGCAGTCGATAATGCCCCTACCTTGGGAATAAGTAACAAATAGTGATAATAAAGATGAAACGCATGTGGACTTAGAGCCGAGTAATGAGAGAGAATGGAATCAAGACACAagaaatatcaaataaatcGATTGTTCCGTATGCCTTTGTGGAGAGGTCAATATGATGCTCGATTGCGGGCATTTGTATCACAGGGAATGCATCATAGAATGCTTTCGAAGGAAATACGAATGCGTGTTATGTCGAACAACCTAGCTAGAATGTTTCCGCCTTTTCTGCCAAGGATGCTTTTAATCTTACACGGAAATATATTCAGCTTAGCTATATCGATTCAGGGGTGTAAAGACCGTCCACTGTCCAACCTGCTCATTCAAGAATCTTATCACATATTGATTATTTTCTATCCGCTTATGATAACtctgatttttttataagtAAAAGGAGAAATATCAAACACACTATGGGCAAGCCAGTTTTTCATAGTTGCGTTTTAGCTTGACTAAATCTCCTATTGGAACTTATGTTTCCCTGCGAAAGCACTTATTGCAAGCTATTTGAAAGTTTGAAAGGTTGTTTCCTCGACAAACACCgcattcaaatttcttttttagcCATAGACGCAGGCAGTTTGGATGGAAGTAATGACCACAATCCGATCTGAGGTATGGCCTATCGCCGAGGCAAATCGAGCAATTCGGAAGCTCTTCTAGATTTATATAAGTATCCTTCCAGTCTCGGTTTGTTAACAGGTTGTGAAGCGAAGCCTAGTCCAGCATTGGTTTCTTTGCCTTTATGTTTTTTGGTGCTTCAGGGTTATCAAGCTGATTTAACGCACTGATTCGGCTACTAAAGGCTGATTTGCGATATACACAgcaagcaagaaagaaaagtatgcAAACTGATCCCACAATGATCAGAACAACCATGAGTATTCTTCCTATGCTCTCTAAGCTATTGTTTGAACTGCTTTTTTTAGCTGTGCATTTAGCAGCAGCCGCATATTGGCTTTCCTCATTAAGGCTATTCCCGCAGCAGTAGCTCATGCAATTGCTGAagctaaactcagtaaagaagTTATAGCTGGAGCATGTGGAGTTCGGTGCCTGTGATGGTTCTGTGCAGTAGCTGATCTTGCAATAGTTGAACTTAGATGATGCGCATCCACTGCTGTAGGGAATAAAGTTGAATTGGCATGCGAGAGTGGATGTATTCATGTAGAAATTTGAGGTGCAGTTCTGTGTTAAAACTCCACTGAGGATGCAGAGCAAGAGAAGAAGcttcattattatttttgaaatttaatgtttaaaaattaaCAGTCAAAAATTAATCATATATAACGAACATATATGAATCATCGTCTTGTGTAAGGTCTTCTGTGGTTCATCCTTGTGTTTAATCCCATCAGCAGGGCTCGAGCAATCTATTCGATCAGCGGAAGATTTTTGGCCTTCATGTTATGGAGTTTGCAGAGTAAAATTCGCGCATTTAAAAACTCAGGACTTGTAAGGACATATTGCACATACCTTTCATCTTGGCGAAGGTTGATCACTTGTCCCACTTGTGCGTTTAAGTCATCTGCGTAGACTCTGACTATTTTTTGAGCACGCCTGAGGCTCTTTCGAATGATCTTAAACACGTAACTTCGCAGGACGTTTATGTTCTCGAACATGGTAATACATCCGTAAATCTAACGATATCGTTAACGAATTTTGGCTAGATCTTGCAGCTCAATGAAGAACGATGCCAGCTCTTATTATGATTATTCGTTCCACGTTTTAACTATATGCCTTGCTACACCGTTTGGAAGGACCGAAGTTTCCATGCCATCGTCGTCATTGGGATCTTCAAAAGCACTCATTGATTCAGAAGGTTCTGGTAATTAGTATGGGTTTTTTTACGGTTATTTTACCTTATTCGCAATTACTTGATGCTTGAATGGAGAAACTACTTTCTTGCAAAACAACCTGTCTTTTTCTTGCCTGAAGACTGagattttttctctctcatcgtAACGCGTAGGGTCTACCTCTTTTCCACGAATCATGAGAAGCTTCAAGATAGATTGGTATGTCCTGTAGACGCTTAGTGCTTCCACCTGGGCTCCTTCCGGCGCCATATTGTAGCCAGCTCTCAGGAAAAGCGAGTAGTTTCCGAAATACTAATCGCTAGGAGCGAACTGTCGAGAATAGTCTCTGTAGTTGAGCAGGATAGAATAGAGAATGCGTATGTCTGGTTTTTGCAATGACTCAACAAGTATTCCGCAAAAGTTTTAAAGAAACCTTTCAATAGCTCGAAACGCTTATGTCGCTATTGATGTTACAATTCCCGCGTATTTCTTATACTCCACCCTTATCGGGAATCCCACACTCGTTACGTGCTACCTAAATGGCTGCATCCCATAGCCTCGTTCTAAAAGCGCTTCGATAATTATTTGCTTCACTCGGTAGCGTTCTTCCTCTTATATGTCCTTGAAGGGAGGAGGCGGCACATTTGCAATATTGAATTTCCTTACGCTTGAGGAGGAATGATACGAGAATCGACCACCTGCTGCATGCTCTAGAAGAGATTTGCGACGATGCGGGGCACGCTTAGATGGGGGAAATGACTTTTGATGGAATTTGCTGCATGCTCAAGCTCCTAGATAGGATTATCATTACATTGTTATCAGGCTACGGTTCTTAGTAATCAAGAAGTTGTTCCTCTTGCAGGCGTGTCTTCAGAAACCATTTGGATAGATGCTCCATATTGGCCattattttttcacaaaagtCAGTCTCGACTGTTTATTCctgtttatttaaaaaaaaatgcaatcgCCTTAAGCATCTTATAGAAACAGGATGATTGGCATTACGTTCCCACTCCCATTGCGCACACAGGCACCATACAATGTATGAATACGATGAAGAATTTTACGATGATAGCTACGGTGGACGCAGAAGAAGCTATAACTTTCCTCGAAGGCATCGGCGCAGGACAAGGAATGATTTTGCTTAAGAATTCTTCAAGAAAAGAAGACCGAAGATCAAACTGTATCCTGGAATGCCTCTGAAGATCAATGAAGACCAATCGCGCCTTGCTAATGATTTAGATCACGAAATCCACGAGATTAAAACTTCTCTCAACCATGAGTAGTCTGAAGATTCAGATATTGATATGAATGGTTTAGATGTAAATTACTTGAGTGAAATTGACCTTAGCATCACTGACCAGCCGAGAGAGGAGCTTAAGAAAGTAATGAAGAATAACAAGCTGATAAATATCATCGACCTTGATCAGGAATAGTAAAGGGATGAGCTTGATATaggtaaataaaaaataaaagaaaatcttcGCGCCCCTGATGATATTCTAAATCCTACTAAGGAGGAGATTCATCATATAAATCAAAGCTGTCAAATAAATCCGTAGAATAGTGCCAAATTCATACTAAATCATAATCAAACCATGACAAAGCTTGCCATGTCTTTTCCTTAGAGTTCACTTCTGCAAAGATTTAATCCATACAGAAAAGATTACAATATTTGATTCATAAAGGAATGACAAGGTACAACCAACAAATCGAAGTTTTCAAGACTTGCCTTGCAAATCTCAATAAAATTGGAGATAATATTGCTCCTAGCATTCTTGAGAGTAGAGAAAAATTAGCGATAGAGGTTCAAGTCCTTTTAAGCAAGCTATACCTAAGCCAAAAAGTGGATCGATAATTCTTTTATGAATTGGCATCaaagatcaattttttcttcaagGAGAGCCAACCAGTTGTAAGGCATGAAAAATGATTTATTTCCATATATAATCAAATATAAGATCAAAAGTCAAGATCGTCATAGTCGTTAGAATCTATCCTTCTTTTATCGGTCTGTTTCACGGCGTCTTCCATTAGTACTATAGCTCTTTATATCATTTGCGTTGTTGGATTCTTGGAGCAACCGAAGTCACAAAGCGCAACGCGAGCATGTAGAGATTCTGGTGAGACCaagattttctttattttatcgtTGTTCATGCTATTCATAAAGGACACGAAGGCAGACAGTTCACGTTTTTCATTGACGATTGACTTTAACTTCCGAATGATTAGCCTCATGACCTTATTAAGGCGGTTTTTAATGATTTTGCAATCATCAAACTCAGAGTCTGGACCATATTCATCTCTATATT encodes:
- the LOC116245311 gene encoding uncharacterized protein LOC116245311, whose translation is MGNSENKDGSESANPHGKDEHHNSVGEYIKSAVYGGLDGLCTTLIIAISSVGSGGTPSTVLALGIASMIGDGLGMAVADYLGTKSDDEYMLQEEARERREIENDLEAEKAEMVHLYNEMGLEPAVSEEIVQF